One genomic segment of Helicobacter enhydrae includes these proteins:
- a CDS encoding Do family serine endopeptidase: MLSFVLSAGLLSGFEVAEMPKIQERVAPNVSDTKIYSFNHAIEKATKVVVNISTQKKIKNQMSEHPFFNDPFFQQFFGDMYNQVPREKIERSLGSGVIVSQDGYIVTNNHVIDGADKVMVSLPGSNKEYKAKVIGTDSRSDLAVIKIEQNNLPFIHFADSSLLKIGDMVFAIGNPFGVGETVTQGIISALNKNGIGINDYENFIQTDASINPGNSGGALVDSRGALIGINTAIISRSGGNQGIGFAIPSEMVKKIVKQLIEQGSIRRGYLGVGIQDVSADLRDTYGDKDGAVVISLDENSPAKKAGLMVWDLITAVNGRPIKNSAELRNLIGSLAPNEKITLTYMRDKKEKTISLVLSEQKNTGKNGKKQGGNQAGIDGVEVQEITPKMRQQNRLPLEIQGVLVSSLKDESKAYEAGLRAGDIIAQIENITITNLESYYKALKQFKNRDKRVLVYTQGGVKTILIKN; encoded by the coding sequence ATGTTATCGTTTGTTTTGAGTGCTGGTTTGCTTTCTGGTTTTGAAGTGGCAGAAATGCCAAAGATACAGGAGAGAGTCGCTCCAAATGTGTCAGATACTAAGATTTATTCTTTTAACCACGCGATTGAAAAGGCGACAAAAGTCGTTGTCAATATTTCAACACAAAAGAAAATCAAAAATCAAATGAGTGAGCACCCATTTTTCAATGACCCATTTTTCCAGCAATTTTTTGGAGATATGTATAACCAAGTTCCACGCGAAAAGATTGAGCGTTCTTTGGGAAGTGGTGTGATTGTTTCTCAAGATGGTTATATCGTCACCAACAACCATGTGATTGATGGTGCAGACAAAGTGATGGTTTCTCTGCCCGGGAGCAACAAAGAATACAAAGCAAAAGTGATTGGGACTGATTCTCGTAGCGATTTGGCAGTGATCAAGATCGAGCAAAACAATCTCCCATTTATCCATTTCGCTGATAGCTCGTTGCTCAAGATCGGAGATATGGTTTTTGCGATCGGCAATCCATTTGGAGTAGGGGAAACCGTCACACAAGGGATCATCTCCGCACTCAACAAAAACGGAATCGGAATCAATGATTATGAAAACTTCATCCAAACTGACGCTTCAATCAATCCGGGGAATTCAGGTGGGGCTTTGGTGGATAGTCGTGGGGCATTGATTGGAATCAACACTGCCATCATTTCAAGAAGTGGCGGGAATCAAGGGATTGGGTTTGCCATACCTTCTGAAATGGTAAAAAAAATCGTCAAGCAACTCATCGAGCAGGGGAGTATCCGTCGTGGGTATTTGGGCGTTGGGATTCAGGATGTTAGTGCGGATTTGCGTGATACTTATGGGGACAAAGATGGTGCAGTGGTGATCAGTCTTGATGAAAACTCTCCAGCCAAAAAAGCAGGATTGATGGTTTGGGATCTCATCACAGCGGTTAATGGGCGTCCGATCAAAAACTCCGCAGAGCTACGCAATCTCATCGGCTCACTTGCTCCAAATGAAAAAATCACTCTCACCTATATGCGTGACAAAAAAGAAAAAACAATCTCTCTTGTTTTGTCAGAGCAGAAAAATACAGGCAAAAATGGCAAAAAACAAGGAGGCAATCAAGCGGGGATTGATGGGGTAGAGGTGCAAGAAATCACTCCCAAAATGCGTCAGCAAAATCGTTTGCCTCTTGAGATTCAGGGAGTGTTGGTGAGTTCTCTCAAAGATGAAAGCAAAGCCTATGAGGCAGGATTGCGTGCGGGAGACATTATCGCACAGATTGAAAACATCACAATCACCAATCTTGAGAGCTACTACAAAGCACTCAAGCAATTCAAAAATCGCGATAAACGCGTGTTGGTCTATACTCAAGGTGGAGTCAAAACCATTTTGATCAAGAATTGA
- the trpS gene encoding tryptophan--tRNA ligase, which translates to MKRVFSGIQPTGTMTLGNYLGAVQNWVRMQKEYESIFCVVNSHAITTYQEPKLLVEQTYDMVAMLLACGISSDKSSLFVQSEIDEHQAMSWILDCHIPMGEMERMTQYKDKQKKQPKNINVGLFNYPALMASDILLYQTELVPVGEDQKQHLELTRNVAEKFNRDFGDTFVVPEPLIAETGARIMGLDNPEAKMSKSSQNENHAIFLLDSADVIAKKIKKAVTDTEALIAFDPRRKGVYNLLCIYELLSGKSRETIENELSGKGYGILKEKVAESVIETLSPIAQEYRRIREDRSYLDSTLQKGRERVLPIAQKTYKKVKEAIGLL; encoded by the coding sequence ATGAAAAGAGTGTTTTCAGGGATTCAGCCCACAGGGACAATGACATTGGGGAATTATCTAGGTGCTGTGCAAAATTGGGTGCGTATGCAAAAAGAATATGAGAGTATTTTCTGCGTGGTGAATTCTCACGCGATTACAACCTATCAAGAGCCCAAACTTTTGGTAGAGCAAACTTATGATATGGTGGCGATGCTCCTAGCTTGTGGAATCTCATCTGACAAATCTAGCCTTTTTGTGCAAAGCGAGATCGATGAACATCAAGCGATGAGTTGGATTTTGGATTGCCATATCCCAATGGGCGAGATGGAGAGGATGACACAATACAAGGACAAGCAAAAAAAACAACCCAAAAACATCAATGTCGGCTTGTTCAATTACCCTGCATTGATGGCAAGTGATATTTTGCTCTATCAGACAGAGTTGGTGCCAGTAGGAGAGGATCAGAAGCAACATTTGGAGCTGACTAGAAATGTGGCAGAAAAGTTCAATCGAGATTTTGGGGATACATTTGTGGTGCCAGAGCCTTTGATTGCCGAGACGGGTGCAAGGATTATGGGGCTTGATAATCCAGAAGCCAAGATGAGCAAGTCCTCTCAAAATGAAAATCACGCAATCTTTTTGCTTGATAGTGCTGATGTGATTGCCAAAAAAATCAAAAAAGCAGTCACAGACACAGAAGCATTGATCGCCTTTGATCCTCGACGCAAGGGAGTGTATAACCTATTGTGCATTTATGAGCTTCTCAGTGGCAAAAGCCGTGAAACAATCGAAAATGAGTTGAGTGGCAAGGGATATGGGATACTCAAAGAAAAAGTAGCAGAATCTGTGATTGAGACTTTGAGTCCTATCGCACAGGAATATAGGCGTATCAGAGAGGACCGATCCTATCTTGATAGCACACTTCAGAAGGGTAGGGAGCGTGTTTTGCCCATCGCTCAAAAGACTTACAAAAAAGTCAAAGAAGCGATAGGTTTGTTGTGA
- a CDS encoding methyltransferase domain-containing protein encodes MRYFSFDQQAESYVSCALAQRVFAQTLVLEIAERLGRGFDRVADLGSGSGELQAIFNQEGIAYQEFEACDISSKMLHLYPKTHNTQVFCQDFDVFLQRGGDYDLVCSSSALQWARDLSMTLERISLQTQNVGLCIITDRTFGSLHRFLGTFSPLLSTHRVMELLERYFDGYMRIKCIELQMQDSREIMTHLRRSGVMGGGVLGYNQAKKMLQFQGSLEYEAVIFVGKSKNKETK; translated from the coding sequence ATGCGTTATTTTTCTTTTGATCAGCAGGCTGAGAGTTATGTATCTTGTGCGTTGGCTCAGAGGGTTTTTGCACAGACACTTGTCCTAGAGATAGCAGAGAGGCTCGGTAGAGGGTTTGATAGGGTGGCAGATTTGGGGTCTGGTAGTGGAGAGTTGCAAGCGATTTTCAATCAAGAAGGGATTGCTTATCAAGAGTTTGAAGCGTGTGATATTTCCTCCAAGATGCTCCATCTCTACCCCAAAACGCATAACACTCAAGTCTTTTGCCAAGATTTTGATGTGTTTTTGCAAAGGGGGGGGGACTATGATTTGGTTTGCTCTAGCTCGGCATTGCAATGGGCGAGGGATCTGTCAATGACTTTGGAGCGTATATCTTTGCAGACACAAAATGTAGGGCTATGTATCATCACTGATCGCACCTTTGGAAGTTTGCATCGTTTTCTTGGCACTTTTTCGCCTTTGTTATCCACCCATAGAGTGATGGAGCTTTTGGAGCGGTATTTTGATGGATATATGAGAATCAAATGCATAGAATTGCAAATGCAAGATTCTCGAGAAATTATGACGCATTTACGCAGAAGCGGTGTGATGGGTGGAGGCGTTCTTGGTTATAATCAAGCCAAAAAAATGTTGCAGTTTCAAGGCAGTCTTGAGTATGAAGCTGTGATTTTTGTCGGCAAGTCTAAAAATAAGGAGACAAAATGA
- the mnmE gene encoding tRNA uridine-5-carboxymethylaminomethyl(34) synthesis GTPase MnmE, whose product MTSKANSSTIVAISTALGRGAVAVVRLSGPHALEIVCNITRKQKFQPRYATLCHIYDGDELLDEAIVIYFKAPLSYTREEVCEIQCHGGAVIAHRILELTLECGATLARNGEFTQRAFLNGRIDLSQAQAISQMISAKSVQAQKILAKQLRGDLSLFVNESRDKLLEVLAYSEVMIDYADEDLPQDLLSSMQKKILTLQKILEEILETSARRTQIFDGLTLSIIGKPNVGKSSLLNAILACDRAIISNVAGTTRDTIEERVNIGGVELCIVDTAGIRQSQDEIEKIGIERSCAMIAKSEIVLAVFDASKPLDSDDEEILALLQTHKDKEIVLVLNKADLPPKIKPDTLPFLSISLSAKESQIAPLMEHLKGLVQTQDNEGIVLSNASQIQSVKMTLKSLQEAQKELEAGMLEFFSYNLKEAIAHLGHITKPYKTEDLLDKMFGDFCLGK is encoded by the coding sequence ATGACTTCAAAGGCAAATAGCTCAACAATCGTTGCGATTTCTACTGCTCTAGGGCGTGGAGCAGTGGCTGTGGTGCGACTAAGCGGTCCCCACGCTTTGGAGATTGTTTGCAACATCACACGCAAACAAAAGTTTCAACCGCGTTATGCAACTCTGTGCCACATCTATGATGGCGATGAATTGCTTGATGAGGCGATAGTGATTTATTTCAAAGCTCCATTGAGCTATACGCGTGAAGAGGTGTGTGAGATCCAGTGCCACGGCGGTGCAGTGATTGCACACAGAATCTTAGAGCTGACACTAGAGTGTGGGGCGACTTTGGCGCGCAATGGTGAATTTACGCAACGAGCGTTTTTGAACGGACGGATTGATCTCTCTCAAGCTCAGGCGATTTCTCAAATGATTAGTGCCAAAAGTGTCCAAGCGCAAAAAATTTTGGCAAAGCAGTTGCGTGGAGATCTCAGCCTTTTTGTCAATGAATCAAGGGATAAACTTCTAGAGGTTTTGGCATACAGTGAAGTGATGATTGATTATGCAGATGAGGATTTGCCTCAAGATTTACTCTCCTCAATGCAAAAAAAAATCCTAACATTGCAAAAGATTCTAGAAGAGATTTTGGAAACTTCGGCAAGACGCACTCAAATCTTTGATGGCTTGACTTTGAGTATCATAGGCAAACCAAATGTTGGCAAAAGCTCTCTGCTCAATGCGATTTTGGCGTGTGATCGTGCGATTATTAGCAATGTTGCTGGGACTACAAGGGATACGATTGAAGAGAGGGTCAATATTGGTGGCGTGGAGCTGTGTATCGTGGATACTGCAGGGATACGCCAAAGCCAAGATGAGATCGAAAAAATTGGCATTGAACGCAGTTGTGCGATGATTGCCAAAAGCGAGATTGTGCTTGCGGTGTTTGATGCCTCAAAGCCTTTGGATTCGGATGATGAGGAGATTTTGGCTTTGTTGCAAACACACAAAGACAAAGAGATTGTGCTTGTGCTCAATAAGGCAGATTTGCCACCAAAAATCAAGCCAGACACATTGCCGTTTTTGAGCATTTCTCTCAGTGCCAAAGAATCCCAAATCGCTCCTTTGATGGAACATCTCAAGGGTTTGGTGCAGACACAAGACAATGAGGGCATCGTGCTTTCAAATGCTTCTCAAATCCAAAGTGTCAAAATGACTTTGAAATCCTTGCAAGAAGCCCAAAAGGAGCTTGAAGCAGGAATGCTAGAGTTTTTTTCTTATAATCTCAAAGAGGCGATTGCACACCTTGGACATATCACAAAGCCTTACAAAACAGAAGATTTGCTTGATAAGATGTTTGGAGATTTTTGCTTAGGGAAGTGA
- a CDS encoding Jag N-terminal domain-containing protein yields MKKISATTLQEALQKASVVFECSVAEIEYEIVSEPSSGFLGIGRRDAVIVARKKDIQPTEVRNQQQPKDQKVEKHIREKNRAFEKCDGIEQNFFKQPDGEIEEDIRRQVLNLFALLPYEIGDIKVQIGHQQSVNLEFVGNDCGLLIGEKGYRYSAIYHILSIWLKKEYDLNLRLEIADFLKNKEKKIEEYLEENFDRMSSRGTFQTKPFDQVSVYLALKRFRAAIPHRYIVSKPLSENESIIVINDFKGK; encoded by the coding sequence ATGAAAAAAATCAGTGCAACAACTTTACAAGAAGCGTTACAAAAGGCAAGTGTAGTTTTTGAGTGTTCTGTGGCAGAGATAGAGTATGAGATTGTCTCAGAGCCAAGTAGTGGGTTTTTGGGCATAGGGCGTCGTGATGCTGTGATAGTGGCTCGCAAAAAAGACATCCAGCCCACAGAGGTGAGAAACCAACAACAACCCAAAGATCAGAAGGTGGAGAAACATATTAGAGAGAAAAATCGTGCCTTTGAAAAATGCGATGGAATTGAACAGAACTTTTTCAAACAACCAGATGGCGAAATCGAAGAAGACATCCGAAGGCAAGTGCTCAATCTATTTGCCTTGCTTCCTTATGAGATAGGGGATATCAAAGTCCAGATCGGTCATCAGCAAAGTGTCAATCTTGAGTTTGTTGGCAATGATTGTGGATTGCTGATAGGTGAAAAAGGCTATCGCTATAGTGCGATTTATCATATTCTCTCCATTTGGCTCAAAAAAGAATATGATTTGAATCTACGTTTGGAGATTGCAGATTTTCTGAAAAACAAAGAAAAAAAGATTGAAGAATATTTGGAAGAAAATTTTGATCGTATGAGCTCTAGGGGGACTTTTCAAACCAAGCCCTTTGATCAAGTCTCTGTGTATTTGGCATTGAAAAGATTCCGTGCGGCTATCCCTCATCGCTACATCGTATCCAAACCGCTCTCTGAAAACGAAAGTATCATCGTTATCAATGACTTCAAAGGCAAATAG